CAGACCAAGTGGCAACTGGTCCATCCCTGACCATCAATGCCCATCCCTACCCACAGATACCCATTCCAACCCACCAGTGCCTATCCTTGCCTCTAAATAACTGTTCTCCATAGGTGTATGGTACTTGAGATTtttcatggttttttgttttgttttgttttgttttgtttgtttttcaagacaagagtttctctgtgtagccaaggatgtcctggaactcactatgtagactaggctggctgagaactcacagagatccacctgtctctaactcctgattgctgggattaaaggtgtgcttttCACATGCTTTTATGATAAGGTTTATCAAAATAAACATCATTCAGGGCATGTGGAGATGAATATCCTAAACCCTTTACATATCCAGGCAATTACAAAACATCACTAGCTATCAGCAAAGGCACCCTGACAGCTGCCTCTGAAAGAGGacgagccgggcggtggtggcccatgccttcaatcccagcaatcaggaggcagaggcaggaggatctcagtgagtttaaagccagcctagtcaacagatttagttccaggacagctaaggctgttacacagagaaaccctgtctcaaaaagaacaaaacaacaattaattaatgaaaaagtttGTCTCACTAGAGGCCAGCTGCACTGTAAGCCTGCCCTAGACTTTCCTGGGGGTCTGAAAATCCTGGAAGACCAGTACAGTCTCTGCAGGTTCCCACTGCAACTGAGTCAGTATGGACACATCACACGAGCACACACAATGTGATGTTGTTATGCCTGCAGGCACTCTCTGGTCCTCCCTTCCTGAGCTGCAGAGTGAGTGTGGGCGACAGTCAGTCTCACTGTTTTTGTCCTCGAGGTTGGTCTTTAGGCACTGTCCTGATCCTTGCTCAGTCATTCTTTTGGGCAACACCCCCAAGAGAGAAGGCCAACACCCCCACAGGCCTGCCGTTTTTCACGATGATTGGCTTGGTCACCTCCTTCCTCTGGGAGCACTGTTATATGTAGTTGAGGTCATGTGATGTGTGTTCGCATATATTTACACTTACACATATCCATGGCTATAGTAAGATTTCTGTATATCCTTTACTTTTAACCTAAAGCCCACCACAGACATTTGAACAAGCACCTGGTGTTGCTTATGGCTGTCTACCTAAGTAGCTGGCCTGTGCGCATGCCATGGCTCCTGAAACTAAGCAGTGTCCTACTGAGGAAGTGTACACTCAGGTTTCAGTTCAACATTAACACTTCAAACAACTCCTGAATTTTGAGACTGGATACCTAGTCATGGCTTTTTTTTGACCAAAGCAGGCAACCTCTCCATAACCAGCCTCCACCTGGAAAGCGCCTCGTTACCTGGGCCTCCACGAACATGGCCATATCCATAAACATCTCGTGCAGTTCTCGGATGCTGGTCTCCAGCTTCATGATGTCTTTGTGACGTGACTCGATCTCGTTGAGAGCTTGCCTAGTAATTTGTGAATCTGATATAATCTTTGGAAGGTAAAAGGAAAAGTATTACTAACTCCAGACTGGCTGGTAAATTAAGGCAAAAATGCCCATCTAGATTAAGGCTGTGGCACTCACATCCGAGATGAAGATGGACGGCTTCCCGCTCTCCAGCATCTCCTCCAGCTCATCATCAGTGGTAGTCCTCCCAGCTGAGGGACAATAGGAACTGCACTGAGGATGCAGCATGGCTCAACAGCCAGGAATGGTCAGCTAATGGGGACCACTAAGGTCTACCTGAGCCATTAACATCGCCAACAGTATTTGCCTGCCCTTTCTAAGGTCCTTTCCTGAAATGTGGTCACATTTCCAGAAATGTGACTTCAATTTGTTACAAACCCACCCTGCTGCTTGTTACAAGGGAGCACCTGTGCTCTCCTACAGGTTTGCCACAGGCTTCCAAGCCTGTGGCAGCTAAGCTGAAGATGGCATGTGACAACTGGATGAGCAAACACTTGGGAGGTCATCTCCCAGCCAGATAGGAGGGGCTGCAGGacacagaaattaagaaatcTGGACCTCAAGCTTTCCAAATGTGACTGACATAAAAGCACCAGCAGTTACAATGGACTCAGCACCAGCCCCCAACTCCCAACTTTGAACACATCTGGCGGACTCTAGACCCAGGTATTAGGAAAGGGCTTTCTGGTCTATGATGCAGTTAAGAAGTGTGAAGGATCCTTGAAAGTGTGTTTCTCACGCTCTCCCTACTCACTGATCTCTAGCTGGCGCTGGATGCGGCCTTTGCTTCGCTCCCGAAACAGAATCTGTGCTTCATTGTATTCTGTCATGACTTCCACAAACTTCCGGGAGAGCACCGAATGCTAGAACATGGAAAACACACCATTACTGTTATGAGAGCCATGCCTTCCTTTGAAAGAGGTAAAACTTAGGACTGGGAAGCTCAGACTGTTACTCAATTCCAGCAGAAAAGAAGAGCAAGAGCAGCAATGGAAGCTGCATGCACTGGGGTCACTGGGCCGTGGTGTcacacagctataatcccagcactctgaaggtagaggtaagcagatctctgtgagtttaaggtcagcctggtctacagagtgagctccatgCCAActaggattacatagtgagactctgtctcaaaaaaacaaaacaaaacaaaacaaacaacaacaaaaaaaaaacactaccaacaacaataacaaataagcTGTGACCTATGGCAGTCAGCTGATCTCTGGAGTGGGCATTATGGGAGGCTGAATCCAGCTGGCAGGCTCGGTCACACAGGATTGAACTTCCCAGGTTTCAACCATAAACCCCAAACAGTTAAACCAAACCACCAACATCCAGATGATTCGGCTGGTTCCCTGCTCTGTGGCACAGACCATGTGGGTTTCTGGGGCATTTGCTCACAGTAAAGAGATGCAGCCCATGTGAAGACAAGTGGGCTCAGGTGTGGCTTGGCAACAGAGTTCCTGCTGAGCACATGCAGGGCACCAGCACAATGACAGAGTGAAGCTGCCTTGAACTGGACATGTGAAACGCTGTCCTTTCCATCACTTCCGTCCATCTGAGGCTGGAAGACTGACCTGGGTCCTCCGTATCCGCAGGTCCACTGAAGTGCGGTTCCCACTCTCGTCCTGATCACAACTTTGCTCAATAGCTAGAAGGAAGCAGGGCAGTGTTACCCAGCTATGGCAGCAGTCAGTCTCAGGATGGCCTCAGGTTTCCCCGTAAAACTAAAGAACAGGTGGCCTCTTAAAATaatcctctagagcagtggttctcaaccttcctaatgtgctgctaccctttaatacagttcctcatgctgttgTGACCCccaccataacattattttccttgctacttcataactgcaagtttgctactgttaggaattgtaatgtaaatatatgatatgcaggatatctgatatgtgacccctgtgaaagggtcagacaatccccaaaggggtcaagacctacaggttgagaaccactattctaaAGACTAGTCaccaaaagaaatgttttaagactgcacacacaaatgtattcaatgacagacatatagacagacatgcagacactTGTTGTctacacacattaacacacatgTAAGCATATATACAAATTCcagcacacaagcatgcacacagttGCATACATAAATGTTCGCATACATACCAAAGCCATAAACACAATATGATGGGgaaagtcttctgtacatatgtttctcttatgggttaatgaataaaacactgttggccaatagggaagaagcaagataggtgggactaggagatgaggaggattctgggaggtgtaggcacaCTGAGTCACGATGTAGGATGTGAGAGAAGTAACATGTCTCCAAAcctttctccggtaagataagaccaagtGGAAATACATACATGAGTAGTTatgggttagaaattaagtcagagctaaccaataaaaagccctagacattggccaacagtttcataattaatatagtgtttcTTGTGCTATTTGGGGGCTGAAGCGGCTACTCGACCAGGCAGCTGTCAGGAAAGAGTAACACACATGGGTatagaaaaacacacaaacaaaaacaaaaacatgcacaaATACGCATACAGGTATGTGATTGTGCATGGGCCTTGtatttgtatttatgcatttgtatgtttgtgtttctgtgtatgtgtttgtgtactcacatgtttgtctctgtgttgctctggttctgtttgcatgtgtgtgcacttgtgtttgTAAGCACTTGGTGTGTATACTTGGGGTGTGCCAAGTGTCTTTAAACATCCAGTCACTGTAATGAATTTGAGTTAGATTTAAAGTGGTTGTACTCTTGGGAACAACATTGTTTTTAAGGTGCACACTCTCAGGGTCTGCCTTGAGACCAATGGGGAATACACTAGGATCTGGACAACATGTCTGCCACCATGGAGTTGCTGCACCTGAGAAGAGGGTATGGCATGCAGAGATGAGGTTTGCATCTTTtgatgtgtctctgtgagttaaacACATGTTTTCCTCATAGATCAACGAAAGCAAGTTCTATCTAAGCTCTGTGCCGAAAGCCACAACCCTCACCCATGCCAGCTGTCAGGCTGAACACAGAGTACCATGATATCAGCTGGACTCCTGGCAGCTGGAAAGCATATTCTAGCTAAGAGACCCATTTGAGAGCTTTGGGACTCACTGTAAAGGCTATTTCCCCTTTCTCAGTGTCACcaacagagccacaatgagataCAGCATGGGAACCAGCAGCCCAGATACACATATCCAACCTACTTGGAAGTAGTCTCAACTTTCATTTTAGGAAATTTAAGAGTAATAGAAGTCCAAGGAAAGGTACCAAGGTCCACACCCACCAGTACCCAAGAAGGCAGACTTACACTTCAGCTTGCCTCGGATACGGTTAGCAGTTTTCTTGATCTCTTTGTTCAGGTCTTCCagatcttcttttatttctgtaaaaaGTTCAAATAAAACACCTGAGCTGGGATACTTGACCCCTGCACAACCACACATGCAGGCCAAGCACAGACGCACGGGGCCTTCTTTCCCCAGTGCCTTCCCAAGTGTGCTGCCCCCAGCCACCACTTACATGCCCAGACCAGCTCCTGGTACACCCTGAACTGTGCCATCAGATGCAGCTGGTGAGGAGTCAGAACTGCAGGCTCACCCTGCTAACCTTCACCAGGACAGGGAGTGCACACAACCACACCAGAGGTCCCTTCTGTTGTCACCATCTTCCCAGTCCTCGTTGCTCCATCGGACACACCACACATGCCACTCTCCAGCAGGCCTGGCTCTAGACCTTCAGAGCTAACTCTGGTGCCCCAGCTATTCTCAGGGCAAAAGATCACCTGTAGCAGATAGCTACCTGACAATGGCAGTCCCATAGCAATGCCTGAACACCTACAGCATCTAAGAGGGCTCTGGGGGACCCCCACCCAGAATCTTTCTTGAAATCTGAGGTGAAGTCACAAAAATACCCAACGAGCTGCACACTGGGGCCTGGAAGATTCAAGGAAGGCCCTACAAATCCCCAGTGTGACCAGAAACCAGGGACACTCTGAGGCTCCCCGAGGAGGAAGCAGAATATGCTATCTGAAAACAAGCAGATTGGCTCCTTTGGGGCAGTGGAGTGGCCAAAGGTGAGTAAGCTGGTCTAAAGTAACAGTGTGTAGAAGAGACCAGGCACTTGGGAAGGCTCATAGGCCACGCCTCATTTTCTGGTTTTTTCTATAGGTGGTAACCAACACTGAAAGTTTCTAAACAAAGGTATTTGATGTCAAgtagagcttcaatttagaaagATTACACAGACATCCTAAGGCAGAGGGGGTGATGGAAATGCAGTCTGAGCCcaggccccaccccaccccaccacacataCTCTGTGAGCCCACACGCCACACAGCTGACCTCCAGACTCAGAGTCTCCTCTCAGTCTTCATCACTAACCCAGCTCTGGCAAGCAGCCACTGCTTACCAAATCAGCCTGCCTGTTGTTAACATCCCCAAAGAAAAGATCTACCATCCCTCAACGGTGGGCACAGTGCAGATCTCTGGCTGAGCCACCATCATGGCTAGAGTCCCACCGGGCACACTCACATATCCCTTGGATCCTGCCTAGCACTTGTCCTCCCTGGTTGGACAATGGGACTATTTGGGAGCTTTTAAACACCATAAAGATGCCCTGGAATGCCAAGGGGGCCTGGGTGTACTCATATGCATGCACACGCTGCTCCATCTAAGGGGAAGCTGGAGAACAGACAGGCAGTTAGACAGACTTACTTCCTTCTGGGTTTGGGGCAGAAAGGATGATGCTGTGGTTCTTCTTCACATCTTCCACGTGCTGGGCAATCCTGGCTATGCTGCTTCGAATCTCCTCCACCTAGGAGAGACACTGTGGTAAGGTCAAAGCCGCCAATGCTGTCCATCTCCCAagagggaggctggagaggaaCGCTTGTAATCCCATGTAAAGAACAAGCATCACTTCTGCTGTCACCATGattatcaattttaaaaaaagcttgggctggagagatagctcagtggttaagagca
This genomic stretch from Cricetulus griseus strain 17A/GY chromosome 4, alternate assembly CriGri-PICRH-1.0, whole genome shotgun sequence harbors:
- the Stx2 gene encoding syntaxin-2 isoform X3, producing MRDRLPDLTACRKNEDGDTTVVIVEKDQFMDDFFHQVEEIRSSIARIAQHVEDVKKNHSIILSAPNPEGKIKEDLEDLNKEIKKTANRIRGKLKSIEQSCDQDESGNRTSVDLRIRRTQHSVLSRKFVEVMTEYNEAQILFRERSKGRIQRQLEITGRTTTDDELEEMLESGKPSIFISDIISDSQITRQALNEIESRHKDIMKLETSIRELHEMFMDMAMFVEAQGEMVNNIERNVMNAADYVEHAKEETKKAIKYQSKARRKKWIIAAVVVTVIAVLALIIGLSVGK
- the Stx2 gene encoding syntaxin-2 isoform X4; its protein translation is MRDRLPDLTACRKNEDGDTTVVIVEKDQFMDDFFHQVEEIRSSIARIAQHVEDVKKNHSIILSAPNPEGKIKEDLEDLNKEIKKTANRIRGKLKSIEQSCDQDESGNRTSVDLRIRRTQHSVLSRKFVEVMTEYNEAQILFRERSKGRIQRQLEITGRTTTDDELEEMLESGKPSIFISDIISDSQITRQALNEIESRHKDIMKLETSIRELHEMFMDMAMFVEAQGEMVNNIERNVMNAADYVEHAKEETKKAIKYQSKARRKVMFVLICVATLLVILGIILATALS
- the Stx2 gene encoding syntaxin-2 isoform X5 encodes the protein MDDFFHQVEEIRSSIARIAQHVEDVKKNHSIILSAPNPEGKIKEDLEDLNKEIKKTANRIRGKLKSIEQSCDQDESGNRTSVDLRIRRTQHSVLSRKFVEVMTEYNEAQILFRERSKGRIQRQLEITGRTTTDDELEEMLESGKPSIFISDIISDSQITRQALNEIESRHKDIMKLETSIRELHEMFMDMAMFVEAQGEMVNNIERNVMNAADYVEHAKEETKKAIKYQSKARRKKWIIAAVVVTVIAVLALIIGLSVGK